A genomic region of Ochotona princeps isolate mOchPri1 chromosome 17, mOchPri1.hap1, whole genome shotgun sequence contains the following coding sequences:
- the TEX51 gene encoding testis-expressed protein 51 → MLLLLLLLACPLPSACGNNCFHCWPELPALLEYDLQILWGAPGPPVELSQSLQSIFLTVDTSAKSLFLDREHLEKTTAKFFLQLDDSIKRLRSDKALLLEELKMYKRLLAKKLKERSEELEQRVCNESCDVHIPLEITECANCRTHFLTCDDHTLCPAPVRHWQNKWILGLSTMLLLAVPAGGCYALWLRKKKKKEEAKKEGDNRATPGNEQKPQLLSRSSAISTTNTTSSLRPFHPGIPRTVSTQSS, encoded by the exons atgctgctgcttttgctcctactcgcctgccccctgccctcagCTTGTGGAAACAACTGCTTCCACTGCTGGCCAGAACTGCCTGCCTTGCTGGAATATGACCTGCAAATCCTCTGGGGCGCCCCAGGGCCACCCGTCGAGTTGTCCCAAAGcctccaatccatcttcctgacAGTTGACACCTCGGCCAAAAGCTTGTTCCTTG ACCGGGAGCATCTGGAAAAAACAACAGCCAAATTTTTCCTTCAATTAGATGACTCCATTAAGAGGTTACGAAGCG ACAAGGCCTTGCTGCTAGAGGAGCTCAAAATGTACAAACGCCTGCTGGCCAAGAAACTTAAAGAGAGGTcggaggagctggagcagaggg TCTGCAATGAGTCCTGCG ACGTCCACATACCACTGGAAATCACAGAATGTGCCAACTGCAGGACGCACTTCCTCACCTGTGATGACCACACTCTGTGTCCAG CCCCAGTCAGGCACTGGCAGAACAAGTGGATCCTGGGCCTCAGCACGATGCTGCTCCTAGCTGTACCTGCAGGCGG ATGTTATGCTTTGTGGctcaggaagaagaagaagaaagaggaggcaaAAAAG GAAGGAGATAACCGTGCGACTCCTGGGAACGAACAGAAGCCACAGCTGCTGTCAAGAAGCTCGGCCATCTCCACTACCAACACCACTTCCTCCCTTCGTCCCTTCCACCCTGGGATTCCCAGGACAGTGAGCACCCAGAGTTCCTGA